A single region of the Streptomyces sp. NBC_01803 genome encodes:
- a CDS encoding recombinase family protein: MREIQNEEAAIYCRISKADDEDQTGVDRQEELCREVAQRLGLRVVDVFKDNNRSAWQRNRKRPRWEKLLADMAEGKYRHVIVYHPDRLMRQPRDLEELLSVADNQHITLHGQANRRDLSDPDDRFILRIEVAHACRSSDDTSRRVKDAYAERRREGKPHTGRRQYGYTPDGMTIMEHEAEIIRDIFRLYLDGKTATAISRILHERGEVTAEGKDWQPSTVRNMLDSRRLAGIISKPGEPIRMGTWPPVVDIGVWQEAQERRAHRGRQEKQRCTRKYFYTLRGIVTCTCGSRMGGSSSTRDTHIYRCARSHRNGTQRCPVTVSAEALERLMRDLAIRVLEGLDVSGRPMSVTPVSRLDADADAADQQQLTELDEMWTAKEISTPEYRAMRRTISDRIKARQRVTITRPVVVLDGITGPNARAAWQALEDAGDHERINAIFQHLYAAVIIKPRTRMGRGLDLRRIEVEPNNLHLAA, encoded by the coding sequence ATGAGGGAAATTCAGAATGAAGAAGCCGCGATTTACTGCCGCATCTCGAAGGCCGACGACGAAGACCAGACAGGCGTGGACAGGCAGGAAGAACTCTGCCGCGAAGTCGCGCAAAGGCTTGGTTTGCGCGTGGTGGACGTGTTCAAGGACAACAATCGTTCCGCGTGGCAGCGGAACCGTAAGCGACCGCGTTGGGAAAAGCTCCTCGCCGACATGGCAGAGGGCAAATACCGGCACGTGATCGTCTATCACCCCGACCGGCTGATGAGGCAGCCGCGCGACCTTGAGGAGCTGCTGTCCGTCGCGGACAACCAGCACATCACGCTGCACGGCCAGGCCAACCGCAGGGATCTGTCAGACCCCGATGACCGGTTCATCCTGCGTATCGAGGTGGCCCACGCCTGCCGTTCCTCAGACGACACCTCCCGCCGCGTGAAGGACGCCTACGCCGAGCGCCGCAGGGAGGGAAAGCCCCACACGGGAAGGCGCCAGTACGGATACACCCCCGACGGAATGACCATCATGGAGCACGAGGCGGAGATCATCCGGGATATCTTCCGCCTGTATCTCGACGGGAAGACCGCCACGGCGATATCCCGCATCCTGCACGAGCGGGGCGAGGTCACCGCCGAGGGGAAAGACTGGCAGCCATCGACCGTGCGCAACATGCTGGATTCCCGCCGTCTCGCGGGCATCATCAGCAAGCCCGGTGAACCCATCCGCATGGGAACGTGGCCGCCCGTCGTGGATATCGGCGTGTGGCAGGAAGCCCAGGAAAGGCGCGCCCACCGGGGACGGCAGGAAAAGCAGCGCTGCACCCGGAAGTACTTCTACACCCTGCGCGGAATCGTCACGTGCACCTGTGGTTCCCGCATGGGCGGCAGCAGCAGCACCCGCGACACGCACATCTACCGATGCGCCCGCTCGCACCGCAACGGCACCCAGCGCTGCCCGGTCACCGTGTCGGCCGAAGCGCTCGAACGGCTCATGCGCGATCTGGCGATCAGGGTTCTTGAAGGTCTGGACGTCTCCGGCCGCCCGATGTCCGTCACGCCCGTATCCAGGCTGGACGCCGACGCCGACGCGGCCGATCAGCAGCAGCTCACCGAGCTTGACGAGATGTGGACCGCCAAGGAGATCAGCACCCCGGAGTACCGGGCGATGCGCCGCACGATCAGCGACCGCATCAAGGCCCGCCAGCGCGTGACGATCACCCGCCCCGTCGTCGTCCTGGACGGCATCACCGGCCCCAACGCCCGCGCCGCATGGCAGGCCCTTGAAGACGCCGGAGACCACGAGCGGATCAACGCGATCTTCCAGCACCTGTACGCCGCCGTGATCATCAAGCCGCGCACCCGCATGGGCCGGGGACTTGACCTGAGGCGGA